Part of the Halogeometricum sp. S3BR5-2 genome, GCGACGTACTGGTACATCCGCGTCCCCGTGATACCGGCGCGCTTCGACGTCTCGTACAGTCGCCGCGCCGGTCCGGTCCGCGTCAGTCGCCACAGCGGAGGCATACCGGAGGCGTCCGCGGCGACGGCGATAACTCCTCTGGAGAGACGCGCCGCCGGGGCCGTGACGAAACCCCGAAGTGGTCGCCGCGCCTACTCGGAGGGGATGACCGAGGACGACGGAGTCGGCGGAGACGAACCGTTCGGCGACGCGGGGCGGACCGACAGCGGCGGCGACGAGCGAGTCGAGGGGACGTTCCTCGTGACCGCCGCCGACGAGGATTCCGCGGTGCTGAAGAACGTCGACACCGGGCAGGTGCACACGCTGTCGTCGAACCCCGGCGTCGAACGCCACGACGCCGTCACGGGCGTCGTCGCCCCCGACCCGCCGATGAACGTCTCCTACCAACTCGTCGACATCGAGTCGCGGTGGGGGCTCACCATCGAACTGTCCGGCGAGTCGCCGACGGCGGACTCCCGCGACGTCGCCGCGTCGCAACCGACGGGCGAACTCACCCGGAAGGAGCGCGCGGGGACGGGGGAGATTCACGTCATCACCGTACCCGAAGAGGAGACCGACCAGGCGGCCGCCGACGTGGCCGACGACGCGGAGAACACGCTGTCGCGGGCGGCCCGCCTCGGCGTGAACCGCGTCGAGATTCGGACCGCCCCCGGCGTCGTCGTCGTCCGGTACATGCCCTGACCCCGTCCCCGGCGCGGGCGTCGCGCGGACGCGGCTTCGCCGTCCCACCGATTCGGCGCCGCCGGACGGTGGTCTGTTATACCGTCCGCCCGAACCCCCTCTCATGGACCGAGTGCGAGCGTTGGTGATCCAGTACACGTGCGTCGGCGCCCTCTACCTCCTCGCCGGCGCGTGGACGATGGGCACCCGAGGGTTCTCCCTCGGCGGGGCGCTGTCCGCGTTCGGCGGACTGCTGCTCGTGGCGTCCGGCGCCTGGAACCTGCGCCACGGGGACGGGAAGTACGGCCTCCGGAGCCTCGCGGAGCGGGACTGGTTCTTCTGGCCGCAGACGGTCGCAATCGTCCTCCTCGCCGTCGGCGCCGTCTTCCGCTTTCTCTGAGTCCTCGGCCGCCCAAGAGCTATCGTCGTCCGGCGACGAGGCCCCGTATGGACAGAGAACGCGTCGTGGTCGTCTGCATGGGACTGTACGCGCTGGCGCTCGTCGTCGACAGCGTCGTCGAGTTCCTCACCGAAGGCGTCACCCTGTTCGGCGTCGTGTTCGCGGCGTTCGGCCTGTTCGTGCTGGTGACGCTCGCTCGGAGCGCCTCTCGGGGAACGACGGACGACGGAATTCAACGAATCGCCGACAGCGACCTGTGGTTCTGGTCGCTCGTCGTCCTGTTCGTCCTCGGCATCGCGGGCATCGTCCTCGACCTGACGAACGGCGCTCTCGCCTGAGACCGACTACGACCCCTCCCCGCGCTCCTCGCGTTTTCCCCGTTCCTTCCCGCTCGTCGGCGTCGGCCCGTCGGCGCTCTGGACCCGCCACCCGCCTTCCACCTCGCCGGGTTCGCTCTCGCGCGTCGCGTACTCGACTTCGGT contains:
- a CDS encoding DUF5812 family protein; protein product: MTEDDGVGGDEPFGDAGRTDSGGDERVEGTFLVTAADEDSAVLKNVDTGQVHTLSSNPGVERHDAVTGVVAPDPPMNVSYQLVDIESRWGLTIELSGESPTADSRDVAASQPTGELTRKERAGTGEIHVITVPEEETDQAAADVADDAENTLSRAARLGVNRVEIRTAPGVVVVRYMP